CAACCCAATGCCCCCCATCCCCTCCGGGATCGCCGCCCGCCAGACCTGCACGCCCATCTCCACCGGGATCAGCACGCACTACCCCACCCCCCACGTGCGGCTCACCACCCGCCAACCCCGTACCTTCCCCTAGCCCGCTGTCGGCCACTTGCGACAGCGACCCCCTGGCCAGTTCATGCTCGGCACTTGGCCGTCCCTTGCCCCCCTCCCGCGCCATTCCAATCACGCCGCGTCGTAACGCCCAGACCATGCAGACTCGGGGCAAGTCCGGTTTTCTGCAACCCAAAGCCCTCTTCTCACCTCATTCTCTCGTCGCCGAGGCCACCAGTACTGCCATCTCGCCCATCCCTTCTGCCTACAAACAAGCTCTTAAGGATGCGAACTGGTACGCCGCCATGTGTGATGAGTATCGTGCTCTGTTGCAAAACAATACGTGGTCTCTTGTTGCTCGTCCTGCAGGTGCTCATACGATGACAGGGAAGTGGGTCTTTCGCCACAACCTGCATCCTGACGGCACTCTCGCCCGTTACAAAGCGAGATGGGTGCTCCGCGGGTTCATTCAGCGACCCGGCATCGACTTCGGCAAGACCTTCAGTCCGGTGGTGAAGCCAGCGACGATACGGGTCTTCCTCAGCCTCGCCGTGTCGTCGGACTGGCCCATTCACCAACTGGACGTGAAGAACGCCTTCTTACACGGCGAGCTCGACTCCATCGTCTACAGCCAGCAACCCTCGGGGTTTGTCGACGCCGCTCGGCCCATGCACGTCTGCTAGCTCCGCAAGTCTCTCTATGGGCTGCGCCAGGCGCCGCGGGCATGGTTCCACCGCTTCCACGACTTCATCCTGTCACTCGGCTTCCATGCGTCCAAATGCGACCCATCGCTCTTCATACTCCACAGCGTCGCCGGCACCACGTATCTCTTGTTGTACGTAGACGATATCCTACTCACCGCCAGCTCCACCCACCTGCTGCACTCCACCATAGCCCCTCTGCACGCTGAGTTCGCCATGACCGATCTCGGCGAGCTGCACCACTTCCTCGGCATCACCACGCACCGCACCAGCTCCGGGCTTTTCCTCTCGCAGCAGCAGTACGCCCTCGAGATACTCGATCGCGCCGCCATGCTCAATTGCAAGCCCGTCGCCACGCCAGCCGACACCAAAAACAAGCTCTTGTCGCTCGCCGGCGCTCCCATCTCCGACCGCGCGCTGTATCAGAGTTTGGCTGGCGCCTTGCAATACCAGACACTGACGCAGCCGGACCTCGCCTATGCCGTGCAGCAATTATGCTTGTTCATGCATGATCTGCGTGAGGCACATTTCACTCTTCTCAAGCGCGTGTTGCGGTACGTGCGCGGCTCCGCTCACCTCGGGCTTCACCTACGACGCGGCAGCAGCGGCACCAACCTCGTGGcttactccgacgccgactgggcagGATGCCCGGACACACGGCGCTCTACGTGAGGCTTCTGCGTCTTCCTCGGCGACAATCTcgtctcttggtcctccaagaggCAGCACACGGTGTCGCGCTCAAGCGCGGAGGCCGAGTACCGCGCGGTGGCGCACGCCGTGGCTGACACATGCTGGCTTCGTCAACTCCTTCATGAGCTGCACCGGCCGCCGGCAAACGCGAgatcgtctactgcgacaacgtcagcGCCATGTACCTCTCCTCCAACCCAATACAGCACCAGCGCACCAAGCACGTGGAGATCGACCTCCACTTCGTCTGCGAGCGCGTGTCCTTTGGCGACATGCGCATACTCCACGTGCCCTCGACGTCCCAATTTACAGACATCTTCATCAAGGGGCTGCCGACTGCCATCTTCACTGAGTTCCGGTCCAGCCTCAACATCGTCAAAGACCGTGCTGTGGCTGCGGGGGCTGTTGGAAGACCTCGTCCTCTCATGAGCCAGACTCGGGCACGTTTGCACGCCCACTACCCACGCGGTGATCGTGGCCACGTAGAGCTAGGCCATGACCCCCTCTCTGTTGTACTCTCCTGTATATAAAGGGCCATGCCCTATGATCAATACAATGCGGTGAATATTACCTTTCTACTGTGGAACACAAATCCATTATTAATATCAACTAGAGCAAACATTAGCCATCAGATGCCGACATAATTTTAGAGTTCACTCAGATTATGAGGATAGTCATTCTTTATAACATTAAAGAAGAAAAACAGGCTCATGTAACATACAGGGTACAATGCTTCAAATTCGTTTCTACTTCTCCATCAAAGCACACAAGGCTTCATCAGCGCATCAAATAAACATGGACATAAAAGGTTCAAACCAATAAGGTAAGCTACATCTGCTTGTACAGAAGAGCTTCACCGGTTTGCATTATTTCTGTGAATAAAATCAGGAAAATAGAAGTGGTGCTCATGCAGAAGCTGCCATCAGCAGCTCGCTATCAGCTCGATCGCGGATCCTCCTTTCCAGCTCAGGCCTGAAGTGCCTGATAAGACCCTGCACAGGCCATGCTGCAGCATCCCCGAGGGCGCAGATCGTGTGGCCTTCAATCTGCTTCGTCACCTCCTGAAGCATATCGATCTCTTCTAGCTTTGCATTGCCCACTTTGAGCCTCTCCATGATCATCCAGAGCCATCCTGTACCCTCACGGCAAGGCGTGCACTGCCCACAGCTCTCATGCTTATAGAAGTATGACAGTCTAGCAATCGCATCAACTACATCTGTGGATTTGTCCATCACCATAACTGCTGCAGTGCCTAATCCGGACTGTACAGCCTTTAGTGCATCATAGTCCATCAACACGTCATCACATATGTGCTTTGGCAACAGAGGAACAGATGAACCGCCAGGGATAACTGCAAGCAGGTTGTCCCATCCTCCTCTCACACCTCCACAGTGCTTCTCGATCAATTCCTTCAGAGGTATACTCATTTCCTCCTCAACGGTACAAGGTTTGTTCACATGACCTGAGATGCAGTAAAGTTTTGTTCCCGAGTTATTCTTGCGTCCAAAACTCGCAAACCATTCTGGGCCACGCCTAAGAATTGTTGGAGACACAGCAACAGTTTCAACATTTGTGACAGTTGTGGGGCAGCCATACAGCCCAGCATtggcagggaaaggtggtttcagCCTTGGTTTACCCTGCTTGCCTTCAAGGCTCTCCAGTAGGGCAGTCTCTTCACCACAAATGTAGGCACCAGCACCAAAATGTATATGTACATCAAAATCATAGCCTGACCCGCAAGCGTTCTTACCAAGAAGTCCTGATGCATATGCTTCCTGCCGAGCTTTCTCAAGGTTCAGACGCTCATTCACATATTCACCTCGAATGTAGATGTAAGCAGCTGATGCCCTCATTCCAACTCCAGCAATCAGGCACCCTTCCAGAAGCTTGTGGGGGTCATGACGCATGATTTCCCTGTCTTTACAAGTTCCTGGTTCACTCTCATCAGCATTAACAACAAGATAAGAAGGGCGTCCATCAGACACTTTGGGCATGAAGGACCATTTGAGGCCAGACGGAAAACCTGCACCTCCGCGCCCTCGTAGACCTGATTTCTTCATTTCATTCACTATCCAGTCTGCCCCTTTAATCACTAAATCCTTGGTTCTATACCAGTCACCTCTCTTCATTGCACCTTTCAGGAAAGGGTCATGAAGACCATAGAGGTTGGTGAAAATACGATCTTCATCTTTAAGGTCACCAAAGTGAGTCTTCTCTGGaggtgggggtggtggtggaggcTGTGGTGTGCTTGATGTAGTAGCAGCCTGGGTGCTGAATGATCTGCCAGCAGGATGCAGGCCAGTACATGAGATAGAACGAGTAGGCTGTGCCTTTGATAGAGAATGCAAGTACTCAAGTGCAGCCTGGAAcgaaggaaaaacaaaacaaaatgagggATATGCCAATATTCTTAATTTGACTAGAACTATATGAGCCAATTTTGGAGTAAAGGAAGACCAATAAGGCAATGGTAATTTAAAAGGAAAGAAGGATTAATAAGGCAATGATGCCAGCAAGCAAGCTAACTCGATGTGGATGAAGCTGCACACTAGCCTTGGACAAAGTACAGAAGCAACAGCACAGCGCAGTGtgattgtactccctctgtcagGGTTTAGTGGGCCAGCACGCCAAATCGGCAGGACCAAGGAACCCCGGGTTTACCACTGGTTATTAGCGGACGCTCCAGAAACCATATAATCTAATGCCTTAACTGATCCGCATTAGTAGCTACCACACCCTTCTCACGCTTATTACTCGTGTGCACCCCCATCTTGGCCAATTCATGGCCAATCCGAACCGAATAAGCAGTGCACGCACCAGCTGATCGTGTGTCCGTTTTAATTGAGAACTGAGCCCACCATCCCATCTATTTTGCTAACGGGTGGGAGTTAATTGCGGCGGGAAATGAACCGAATGGGGAAGCTCCAGGAAAAAGTGAAGCGCTTCCACATCTTGATTGAGGCAACGGCCTTTTAAATATGGGCATGCCTATGCTGCTCActggcctaataaacccggacggagggagtataacagaAGAAGCACTATATATGATGTGATCATAACTCATATAAATCGCAATTGTCCTTACCAATTATCTGGACACATAATTACGGCTAAAAATGGGAATTGTGTGCCGAAAATTACAACAAATCCAAATGGCCAATAAATACCCTAAAATCCAATAGAAAAACTAAATTCCTGACCAGCATTATTCCACTTTGTCCTATTCAAACAAATCAGCTCAACAATCACAACATGTTACCAGGACGAATCCACAACCACTAACCAAGCAGTAGCCTAAGTTTCCCATCACCCCAGACTTGCAATGAACAAGGTCATGACAGCAGCTCTCCATAACTCCCACCAGCCAAACCCAACCCCAGATCAAGGAAACACCCAAATCCCAGACACACATACATATCTGGAGTTGGAATGGGGAAAGAGGCGCTCAGGGTTGTCTACCCCCTTGGTGGCGATCTCCAGAAATGCAGAATCCTTGGCTGCCTGCACGGGTACTTCACCTGTGGCCAGCATCCAGCTGCTGCAGACCCAAACCGTACTGGCGGCAGCGCAGGAGCCAACAGTGGGCAATGTGGCGTACGGTTTTTTTttcctccttctctgcctcctaTTTGTTTTATGGTTGGATGGACACGACTTTGTGGGTGGGCAAGTGTGGTGCTTCAGTCTGGGGGATTTGGAGCAGACAACGTGGGATGTGTTGGACAATACTGACACCCTACGGACTTGGTTTGATGGTCATATTGTCATGCTTCTCTTTCTAATTTTGTAATTTGATATGATACTTATTGTTTAATCTGTTCAATCTTTTGTAATGCCTGATATCCTATATAACTAAATAGTTGAGCCCCGGTAACCTATTTATCTCAACACGCAAGCATGCATGGGAAAAGagccacctcaacatgcaaacatgcatagTAATAGGCCCACCTCAATAGTTAATACAGTGAATCTGTTCAAGAAAGCGTTTTTAGGCAGCGCTTAAGCGAAACGCTTCGCTTCTGCCCTAGGCGCAACTTTTAGCATTGAGCGGAAAAAAGCGAGATTTAGCGGCCGCTTTAGCACTAAGCGTTGGTTAAGTGAGCGCTACGCGCACTTAAGCGATAAAAAAGCGAAGCCTGGGCCACATGCGGgagggaaggaggggggaggggttatAAAGGCCTGCCCAAAACTGGACTGTTCGGCTAGGGATACTCAGTTAGGGAGCGACGgcagctcctcttcctcctcctggaCGTCCACCCCTACTGGATCTGAACGCCGGCAGCTCCTCCTCCTGGTCGTCCACCCCTACTGGATCTGaacgccagcagctcctcctcctcctggatgTCCACCCCTACTGGATCAGAACACCGGCAGTTTGCTTTCTTGTTCAGTTCATCAGTTGTTTGTTTCATAGTTTCATTCATTGGTCCTTGGTTAATTCCAACAGCAGGCGGCAGCAGTTTAGTGGTCTAGTGTTAGTATGGAGTCAGGAGGAGGAAATGATGGTGATGCTAGTGCAGCAGCAACGGCAGCAGAAGAGAGAGCAAAGATTATCCAAGAAGAAAAAGATCAAAGATTGAGCTGCTGCTTGGCTGCCTGAGCTGCTGCTTGGCTGCTTGAGCTGCTGCCATTTATCTTATATCTTATATGCTATTTATGCATTTATGCTTGCTGTGTGAaactccgcctatgtcttctaggcatagccggtcccaagcccgggtaaaggaggagggttgtgataggcttggcgagccaacgtaaaaactagccagtcccatgggtatgaaacccatttgagcgggagtagtactaggatgggtgacctcctgggaagtcctcgtgaaagggtttcatatctaagggttgtgataggcttggcgagccaacgtaaaaactagccagtcctttgggtatgaaacccatttgggcgagagtagtactaggatgggtgacctcctgggaagtcctcgtgaaagagtttcatatctagcctaccccaacttgtttgggacaaaAGGCTTAAGATGGACATGGAGATGCTTGCTGTGTGAACCACTAAACCTTATCTATTTCAGACTTTCAGTTATCCATATGTGCTATGTTTCCTATTTTCTTGTGCATATTATTCAAAAACAGCCAAATTCTGGCCAATTTAAAAAAAATCGCTTAATCCTGGCTAAGCTGCGCTTAAGCGGCCATTGCTCTAAGTTGTGGCCTTCTGCTCCGCTTACGCTTACCGCTTTTTTGAACATTGATCACATATATCCTCAATTTTAGTCTTCATCTGCTTAAtccaaatattcatgtttcatacaacCAAATCCATCAAAATATATTGCAACAATATCCCACAGCAACATGCAGGTATCATCTAGTTCACCAAATTTTGGTGCGTAAGCTGTTTACAGGATTTAACTCAGATTGTATCTCTAATAAAAGCACTAGGAAAGAGAAAGAAAATGTGCATGTTACAAACCCTCAACCATTTACCAAGACTGAATCAACCCTCAAGTACAGAATCAAATACTTCACACCCTGAACTGTTGAAACTAGATGGTCTGCCCAAATGCAAGCACATCGGAGGTCACAAGTTTGAGGAATGGGCTCATTAATTTGATTAATTACTCTTTATTTTCCAGACTTAACTCTGTAGTGAAGTACATGTACAGTCTGTGAGCCCGGTGGTGCCACAGTTTTTTGTTCTCAAATTAACTCTGTCAGAAATAATTAACTGAGTACTTTGATTGTTTCAGTTTAGTAAATGGGGCTGGGCAAAAAACCTTTTCCTGTAAAACATAAAAAATTGCTATAGTGATCATCAGGAAGTGACAATAAATGCATACAGAGATCGGATACCCTTCCCATCATTATAAGTCTCAACTAGTGAGCAGCATAGAGTATACTGCATgaacaaaaaataaacaaaatatggATAGATTGTGGACAATGAAGTGGAGAATGTATGATTGAACTTCATGTTTGCATGTCAGTTCCTAATTTATGCACtgcaaaacaaataaataagaATCCAGTATATAGCAGCTTAGCAAAGATCAAAAAGGGCATATTACTAATTCACAGACATCTAAGATAGCACTGTAAACCGAAATGCTTGGTTAAGAACAACTTATAGGATATCATTCTTATCACAGGAAAGAAACCCATCGATGACATAGGCTATATGACTTCCAGGTTACCAACCAAAGGATTATTAACGAATTAATGCCGAGAAACAGATGATGTAACTGTAAGTCTGTAACAGTGGATCACGTGCTACAAAACCCAAGTAGTCACACAATGGAAATAAAAGTAACACCTCCAACATTTGTAACTTTTCAATTAACACTAAAAGCCTAAACCCAAGATTATCTTTACTAAACCCATTTTATCCCTGTACGTGAGACCTTGATAAACACATGTCCATATTTACCTATAAGTTGAAATGGGAAAAGTACCACTTGTGGAATTCTGATCTCATATCCGGTAGGAAAACAATCTAGTCTAAAGAGCAAAGACTTTTTTTTCATTTTGGCAAAGGTAAGGAGAGTAGCAGATATTTTATCTTACGTGTTCCAGTGCAACAATTGACCACATGCCCCAGTCAATCAGGAAACAATGAAAACTACAGGAGATGTGTCTCATTTCATCACAAAGAACATTATTAATAAAGCTATAAGAGGAACACAACACCCATAGTGCGGTTTGATGGCACACGCATCAGAACCCATGCAAAAAGGCACAACAACCGCGACGTGAGCAACTAGTATAGAATCTACTAGTGCTgtggaagaaaaatagaaaaacaatctGGGCTACATCAAACTACACCT
This region of Triticum aestivum cultivar Chinese Spring chromosome 2D, IWGSC CS RefSeq v2.1, whole genome shotgun sequence genomic DNA includes:
- the LOC123052670 gene encoding NADH dehydrogenase [ubiquinone] flavoprotein 1, mitochondrial; amino-acid sequence: MALRWALLRSAEISPGRKAALEYLHSLSKAQPTRSISCTGLHPAGRSFSTQAATTSSTPQPPPPPPPPEKTHFGDLKDEDRIFTNLYGLHDPFLKGAMKRGDWYRTKDLVIKGADWIVNEMKKSGLRGRGGAGFPSGLKWSFMPKVSDGRPSYLVVNADESEPGTCKDREIMRHDPHKLLEGCLIAGVGMRASAAYIYIRGEYVNERLNLEKARQEAYASGLLGKNACGSGYDFDVHIHFGAGAYICGEETALLESLEGKQGKPRLKPPFPANAGLYGCPTTVTNVETVAVSPTILRRGPEWFASFGRKNNSGTKLYCISGHVNKPCTVEEEMSIPLKELIEKHCGGVRGGWDNLLAVIPGGSSVPLLPKHICDDVLMDYDALKAVQSGLGTAAVMVMDKSTDVVDAIARLSYFYKHESCGQCTPCREGTGWLWMIMERLKVGNAKLEEIDMLQEVTKQIEGHTICALGDAAAWPVQGLIRHFRPELERRIRDRADSELLMAASA